TCGCCGTACACCTCGTTGTACCCGCCGAAGTCGTTCATCGACACCAGGTACGCCGTGACGCTGACCAGATCGTCGAGCCCGGCCCCGACCGACTCCAGGATGTCCCGGATGTTCTCCAGTACGGCGCGCGTCTGCACCCGGATGTCCAGTGTCGTCGTCCCGAGCTCGTCCACCGACGCGCCCGCGATCGTGTTGTCCGGCAACCGGCTCGACGTCCCCGACACGTAGGCGAACCCACCAGCCACCTTCACGTGCGGGAACCGCCCGCGCGGGACCGCCTTGCCTGGGACCACCTTCG
The Kribbella italica DNA segment above includes these coding regions:
- a CDS encoding RidA family protein, with the protein product MADAKVVPGKAVPRGRFPHVKVAGGFAYVSGTSSRLPDNTIAGASVDELGTTTLDIRVQTRAVLENIRDILESVGAGLDDLVSVTAYLVSMNDFGGYNEVYGEFFDETGPARTTVAVHQLPHPQLLIEIQAVAAMSRS